The Zingiber officinale cultivar Zhangliang chromosome 2A, Zo_v1.1, whole genome shotgun sequence genomic sequence GTATATTGATTTTTGATATTGAGATCTAACAGTTAGGTCTGGTTAATCATTACGATGATGAGTTGACTTTAATTGGTAGACCTCGATATGGTGATGTGGACCTTGTCTCATTTATACTCTCGATATTCTCTTTCGGTTATCGAAGTACCCCTtcaggtaagagacatacctttcTTGGTATCGTCGCTACTGACCTTTCTTGGTGAAGGCTAAGTCTTCTTTCCTTAAGATGATATTGCTCCGCCTAGGTGCTTATGGTTTATTggcaatcgtctcccaagatacaacgacttacGTTTCTAAATAGGAGCACTCTAAATTTCGAGCCCTATCAAACTTTCGAAGTCTTGAAACtcttaagagaggagagagagaatagAACCCAAGAAAAAAAATCACAACTTGAGAATTGAGTGATTTGAGTGGAAGGAATGAGATTTGTTTTATAGGAATGAAGGGTTACTCAGCTCTCAAGAGGTGAAAGATTTCTTCCAAGAGATGGAAGGATATGAGATGTGTCTTTTCCCTTAAACCTTTTCATTAAACTTTttcattataattaatttaattgattaatgtgattaactatttacttcatctattgtaaatattaattaattaattaatatcacaatgattaatcttttaatcaatcaataaattaatcaatgaaattaattataattttatacccCTCAATAGTTCCACATACTCGAATTAGCGTTCATCCATGAATCCAACTTGTATACGAATCAAATTTTCGTCCGATCATACCGGAGCAATCCttcattaaacattaatttctcattcactcgaTAAATTGGTTTACAACGGTCTACTCACAAAATAGTCGTCTTATCCCTAATGGTCATCAAATCAattttccaacaatcccccacacgAATGGAAATTATGGATAAGTTTCAAATCTCAAACAAGAGTTTCATCGGAAAACTATTACATCAGGAAAGGTAGCTTGtgactttgaaccttccgtagtggaatacGATCATATTTACTTAGCTGCCCAATGAACTATATCTTGAATGGCTCAGCCGTTGGTGTAATCCAAGATAATCATATCCACACAATAGCCCCTAGGCTTTTACTAGTTCTCTATTGTGCCCGTTTTGGTCATGGGCAAAGCTTGAGATTCATAAGTGTTTCATTAAAGCAGTCTATCTTCACACTTATATAGATGATCTCCTATTAAGAGTATCATGCAATACCCTATTATACCCTTTATGGTATAATATAGGAATCATTAAGAACTTTTGTTCATCCTTTACTTATTTCATATGTTGCACCTTTTGTCTCCAGGAATGAGTTGGAGTAATTACTCCTAGATGCCTCGAATCTTGTAGCTTACTTATCCCTTTTAAACCATGATCTTAGGATCTCTAGTCAACATGGTTGGGTTACCACTACTCGATTTAAATGTTGAGTTTTAGGCTCATTCCCCTAGACATGCAGTATAATTGATCTCTTGGTAGGCCTAGCGGATCTGCACAATTCTCTatatttaatatagattttaccATTAGAGATCTACTGCTTTAATGGTATTAAGTTATTTCAAAACTTACCATTTTATACTAGTGACCTTCTCATAATTTTTTAGATACTATAATGTATCATATATATTGGCACTGTGGTTAACCCCCACATTAGAAGGTTCGTGACCTTTCAATGTCTTATAGAGATTTTTCATTTCTATCTCACTGAGGCTTGTGGTTTACCGAGAGGATAAATTTCCCTATAATTTTTAGGATAAACCCAAAATTTATCAACATAGCTTTTATCGTCTCCTTAATGTTTAAGCCATGATTGTTGAATTGAGGTGAATGTGATATAGTCAATTATCGGAATGTTGTTCTTCCTTGAGTAACATTCCTTGAGGAATATCCTGTCGTTAATCGCCATGGATGATCTTGCTTAATTGATTTTTCCAACCACATTTCTACTATTTATAAAACACTTCAAGGGCCTCAATCTTACTTAAAAGCAAGTCTCCATAATTCCAATCTTCTGATTTCACCGAGTTAAAACTACGGTTGTCTAATCAGGATGATGATCATGATTACACTTGTTGTAAAAAAAGTGCTCAATCTAGTATGCATCACTTGGTCTTCCAATTTCACTGAGCTAGAGCTATGATCGTCTACTTGCAGTATTGACCAGGATTGACTCAAGAGGtatacatcccttggtcttccaatcttatCGAGCCAAACTTGTGGTCATCTGATCGGAGTGCTGACCAAGATTGTATTTACTCTTCGAGAGAcactcgactcaagaagtatacatcgcCTGGTCTTCCAATCTTATCAAGCCAAAGTTGTGGTCATCTGATTGGAGTGCTGACTAGGATTGCATTACTTTTCGAGAGATACTCGACTCGAGAAGTATACttcccttggtcttccaatcttatCGAGCCAAACTTGTGGTCATTTGATCAGAGTGCTAACCAAGATTGTATTTACTCTTCGAGAGACACTCACTTAAGAAGTATACATCGCTTGGTATTCCAATCTTATCGAGCCAAAGTTGCGGTTGTCTGATTAGAGTGCTGACTAGGATTGTATTACTTTTCGAGAGATACTCGATTTAAGAAGTATACTTCCCTTGGTCTTCTAATCTTATCGATCCAAAGTTGTGGTCGTCTGATTAGAGTATTGACTAAGATTGTATTACTCTTCAAGAGACACTTGattcaagaagtatacatccctttGTCTTCCAATCTTATTGAGCCAAAGCTGTGGTTGTCTGATTGGAGTGTTGACCAAGATTGTTACTCTTTGAGAGatactcgactcaagaagtatacatcttTTTGTCTTCTAATCTTATCGAGCCAAAGTTGCGGTCGTCTGATTGGAGTGCTGCCTAAGATTTGAATTACTCTTCGAGAGatactcgactcaagaagtatacatttcttggtcttccaatcttatCGAGTCATAGTTGTAGTCCTTTGATTGAAGTGCTGACTATGATTGTATTTATTCTTCGTGAGACACTTGACTTCATTCTTAGTCACTTGCAACACATGTAATGCAATCCTTCTAACTCATCTATTTTGACCTCAACTTAggtcttattgagttagactcaattctAGCTTTTTTCTAAGTGGGCTTGATCTTCTATCTGAAGACTCATTAGCCCTCTTTTTGGATAGTTTAAACTCACTATCCTCAACTTTGTGACTCTAGTCAAATGACCCTCACAAAGCCTTGACCATCACTGTTATATTATACCCATGGTATAATTTTGTTGCCCATCCTTTTAAGACATGGTTCTCACATAGGAAAATTCTATTATTTCTTGCGAGTAATTCTCCCATCGCTTGAGGTTCACTTTTAGATGTGCTAGGACATCTTTTGATAGTAACCTTAAAAGATACATTTTGTTCAAGTAATACAGTGTCTTTTACTGTCATTGCTTGAAGACAATTACGGAGAATTTCTCCAAATGTTTTTCTCCGGTAGGAGTGGGACCCATAATCGCCAATATCGTCTTAATATTATTCATCTAAGAAAAAATATGGGTATATTGATCTTCGGTATTGAGATCCAATAGTTGGGCCCGGTTAGTCATCTCGACGATGAGTCAATGACTCTAACCGGTGGAGCTCGGTATGACGATGTGGACCTTGTCCCATTTATACTCTCGACATCTCCTTTCAGTTATCGAAGTACCCCTTCGGGTAAGAGACATACATTTATTGGTATCGTCGCTACTGACATAATCTTGTCGGTCATCGAATCATCCCTTCGGATATCGACACTACCCCTTTGGGTAAACTCATCCCTAAGGATAAGAGTATTAAGCTCGAGGTGAAGGCTAGATGTTCTTGTTGGGACCGATATGCCCGCTAGAGTGGGGGTGAATAGTATTTCGTCGTGCTCCTTGCGtcatttgcttcgtcttgatgatgatatgcagcggaaataaaatacaagacttacataatgctaacaagtagatttacttggtatccacctcaagatgaggtgattaatccaaggatccacacacgacacgctatctccactatgaacaactcattctcggtcgcagccagaggcggagaagtctcgtacaaactcacacacaacacaaacacaaatacaagaagaaaccctaagaatacaagtgaataccctttcttcttgctacttgttgttgcttcttgaaccttgaaaatgttcctcaagtgccttcaagaactggcgtgagtgctGGAGAAATCGCCGTGAGAATCGTTGTTAACTCGCTGGAAAAGATCACAAAGATCTGCAGAGAAAACGCTCCGCAACGGCTATATCTtgtgctcccaattgattgaaatcaaccccaatcgattgccacgtcagctctgcacaatcccagccgtccatcacctgcatcctgcacaacggtcgaatctcaatcgatcagctaatcgattgggacaaTCTAAaccgatcggtggatcgattcagaagctttctgtgttctcgcgatcgcgcgagaactcccagctccaatcgatcgggcaatcgattgggaatctctgatcgattagtcgatcgattgggaaggcttctgtgctcgcgatttatgctcccaatcgatcgaccaatcgattgggtcattccttccttcgcagcacactccaatcgatcggctgatcgattgggaccctgttcaatcgatcacccgatcgactgaacactctgaacttgacttaaactcaagtccaaagtctcaaaCCCAacttttggtcaaccttgacctgttgggtctccatgcctagcatttggtcacacccgaccaacctcgaactagtctTTTAGCCTCCTCTATcggccttgcgtccctcagatatctcctcatccttcacgccttgccttcaaaagcttccttcggcctcatcctagttgtcgggtcttccttgccaagtcatataaggacttaccttgccaagaccacatgcttggactttccaattgtctggctcctcaccaggactttctcctttgccaagattacacttggactttccaattgcctgactcctcaccaagactttctcttttgccaatatcacacttggactttccaactgtttgGCTCCTCagcaggactttctcctttgccaagatcacacttggactttccaactatctgactcctcaccaggactttctcctgcctagctcctcactaggactttccaaatgcctaacatccaattAAGATTTTCCTAGTTAAGTcttctgtcaaccttgacctacttgacttgtattctcatcaacctggtcaaccctttgaccatatCCATAGTTGGACGATTGCTCCAACAACCtctttatattgtcaaacatcaaaactcaaatcttgactcaagcttgactcaacttaagcttagtcaaactggtcaaacttgacctaggaaaattgccccaacaatttctccctttttgatgtttgacaatacctctaagttaggctaaatctcatgGCCTTAACGTCTTCTTTATACTAAGGTTGAATCCTATAGTCTTaatctcttctttatcacaaggttaaatctcatagccttaacatcttctttatcacaaggctaaatcccatagccttaaccctttcatgacaaggcatgaatgaagatttcctttattctctccctttcctagaggacaaactcccccgtttgggatgaaggcctaacttaaccttccattctccccctttgtcacacatcaaaaactgaaaacaaactcttttCCATTGtcgccaaagctcccccttgagctctacttcacttcacaatgctcatcctagagcatgcatcaacttcccaatgaaactcccattcattgtattcaatgttcccccttgagcagtaatcttcttctcaatgctcatacaagagcatttttcactttaccaatgaaggttcgATCCTCTTCATTAATCCAATgttcccccttgagcagtaacctactccacaatgctcatccgagagcatttatcatcctagcaatgaagataaccaatcttccattgttccccaatactcgaccctgaatATTTTCCAttacgaaggtttaacccccttccaaggtccttgaagataaattttcatgcattcaaggagtaactccccctaaaaacatggtcaaacttctgtcattgtaccaacaataactttggagttcctaaacagttaggaaaatcaaaacttgaagttttaaggttcaaaattcaataatgaaactaaacgccaacctaaacttcacctaagtctaccttaaccaatccatatttgttttcatcatgaaaactctccctaaatgtacataagtgtattccaaagggttaggaatagttaatgacccttgaaaatcaaaacttgaagttttgagattcaaaaatttgaaattgaaactaaacctccatcctaaacttcactttgatttatcttaaccaatccatacctattttcatcaagaaaactccccctaaatgtatacaaatatattccaagggatttggaatggttattgtAACTTGAAGTGACTTaatgtgctgaaatcagatttTTCCAACCATAATCAGACTTCCTAATCGATTAAAGTTGAGACTCAATCAATTGAagctacttcaatcgatccattgatcgattctgcaaggtactgctcgcagaaattccctttgaatcgatcggctgatcgatccagcctgggtcaatcgattggttgatcgatccactgattctcTGTTGACGAGAATtggctttccaatcgatcgactgatcgattaaaactatcccaatcgatcggttgatcgattgagtttctgatttatctgaaatttaatttcagcagacttcagaaactccccaaaaattctacaaacctttaaaaatcatgaaaacttatgtagacattatttagggtatactctatcaagaaaaaatagttttctatgaaaatacttcctattttcaaagagtgacacaaatttgaaaacttttgaaaacttcaatgttttctcctagtttgtgtctaacttttcattgatgaatactatcaagagatagtcttcaccaaggttttcaaaagaatttttaaaaacattttaaaaacaaatatccaatcatgttctttgggctcaatgcacatgacttgtacattagctttctcaatgattggaaaacacataactatgtgttttgatgaacctaaaactcaacaagatgcactaaatcaacatcttgagttttattcaccatcctaacatctcacttgtatctaatatatACTAAAACACATAGTTATTGCCTAAGatactatctaccttcctaagtTTAGGTGTGATAGTTCTGGCATGagaaggaatatatttatccttaaggctATCATACCTcatattctcatgataaatagtattaagatgataagaattattcctaacaTGCATTATATCATGACTAagaggaattgcactattaaagtttaccttgggtttgctcttaaaagctcccccttgacttgtgcttcctcctttgactttggttgttttcttcccctttggacattggcttcgataatgtccattttggttgcacaagaaacacacaatgtgttctttgctcttctttgttgtgggggttgtctctttgggcttctccttgcccttgggtactacttggctcttcttcttgtcCAATTTGGgatacttgctcttgtagtgcccatgctccctacactcaaagcaatgatatgatttttattatttacaattgaagTTTATATACCTTTGCTTATAGGGATGatacttgattctccatttgatttatcttgcattgtggaggttgcatcatctttttcttcttctcctcttgaggatgtgggtgcttccacctcttcaactcttgaggatgtggatacttccacctcttcctctcttgaagatgtagaagatctctcatcttcttctttctcctcttcttccttcttctcctcgaatgttgatcttatgtcaacatcggattggtccttctcttcttggaccaatgagcccttctccttggactcctctactccttggaattgtgacgggtcttcatgataggcaatgatcttcttccaaagatcacatgcacttgtgcattcgcctacactcacaatgatattagaaggtaatagatttaacaaaaattttattacctccttatccgcctccgcaATGGATCTTCCAAATCAACTcattgattccaatccatttggaaccaagtttcCAACCTCGTCCTCCAATAACTGAAGTCTACTTTGTCGTACgaaggtggaattcggatatctcATCCGaacggtccttcggactccatcttcttcttcctatagtttcttgctctcttggcggttagtccgtagaagagcgacctcgctcttaTACCAATTATTGGGACTGATATGCCCGCTAgacgcgggggggggggggggggggaataacgtTTCGTCGCGCTCCTTgcgtcgtttgcttcgtcttgatgatgatatgcagcgaaaataaaatacaagactcacataacgctaacaagtagatttacttggtatccacctcaagatgaggtgactaatccaaggatccacacacgacacactatctccactatgaacaactccttctcggtcgcagccggaggtgaagaagcctcatacaaactcacacacaacacaaacacaaatacaagaagaaaccctaagaatacaagtgaataccctttcttcttgctacttgttgttgcctcttgaaccttgaagatGCACCTCAAGTGCCTTCAGGCGTGAGTGCTGAAGAAATCGCCGTGAGAGTCGCTGTTAGCTCGCTGGAAAAGATCGCAAAGATTTGCAGAGAAAACGCTCCGcaacagctatatcctgtgctctcaatcgattgaaatcaatcccaatcgattaccacgtcagctctgcacaatcccagccgtccatcacctgcatcctgcgcaacagtcgaatctcaatcgatcggccaatcaatTTGGACAGTCTGAatggatcagtggatcgattcagaagctttctgtgttctcgcgatcgcgcgagaactcccagctccaatcgatcgaccaatcaattggAGATTCCCAATCAATTGCCCGATCAATTGAGAAgacctctgtgctcgcgatttatgctcctaatcgatcgaccaatcgattgggtcattccttctttcgcagcacactccaatcgatcggctgatcgattaagaCCCTGTtcaatcaatcgcccgatcgacTGAACAATctaaacttgactcaaactcaagtctaaagtctcaaacccaacttctggtcaacTATGACCTATGTTGtcttcatgcctagcatttggccacacctgaCCAACCTTGAACTacccttctagcctcctccatcggccttgcgtcccttggatatctccccatctttcatgccttgccttcaggagcttcctttggcctcatcctagttgtcgagtcttccttgccaagtcatataaggacttaccttgccaagaccacatgcttggactttctaattgcctggctcctcaccaggactttctcctttgccaagattacacttggactttccaattacctGGCTTCTTACCAGTACTttctcctttgctaagatcacacttggactttccaactgcctggctcctcgccaggactttctcttgcctagctcctcactaggactttccaaatgcctaacatccagttaggattttcccagtcaagtctcctgtcaaccttgacctacttgacctgtattctcatcaacctggtcaaccctttgaccatctccatagtcggacgattgctccagcaacctccttatattgtcaaatatcaaaactcaaatcctgactcaagcttgactcaactcaagcgtaatcaaactggtcaaacttgacttagggaaattgccccaacacttCTTTCCTTAAGACGATATTGCCCCGCCCAGGTGCTAACGGTTTATTggcaatcgtctcccaagatacaacgacttgcGTCTCGAAATAGGAGCATTCCAAATTTCGTGCTCTGTCGAACTTTCGAAGCCTTGAAACtcttaagagaggagagagagaataaAACCCAAGAGGAGAATTTACAACTTGAGAATTGAGTTAGAATTTAGTGAAAGGAATGAGGTTTATTTTATACGGATGAAGGGTTACTCTCAAGAGGTGAAAAGTTTCTTCTAAGAGGTGAAAGAATATGAGATGTGTCTTTTCCCTTAAACCTTTTCACTTAAAGCttttaattatgattaatttaattaattaatatgattaactatttacttaatctattataaatattaattaatcaattaattaatatcacaataattaatcttttaatcaatcaataaattaattataatttcataaccctcagggtgcgtttggttcaagttatcatgtataactttggttatgtgattaccaggtaatcacataaccaaagttatggggaataaaacatgaccaaatgttgtttggttcaatctaggtaatacaacaaaaacatgtttgtttgaaggttatAATGAAtaactagtttaatattttatcagattatccttagttacaaaaccaactatacataataataataataataataatattattattattattattattattattattatttaaactctattctattttactatatttttattttttatttttttattttttaggggtttttacatttttctatttttaaatttttttaatgttttttaacattttttattatttttttactttttaaattttttacgtttttcctatttttttttatttttttaatgtttttttgtattttttaaatttttttaatattttttctatttttgtattttttatggtttttttttgtattttttaaatttttaaatgtttttttttgtattttaaaatttttttaatgttttttgtatttttttaaaatttttttatttttaaagtttttttaccatttttattttttaatgatttttattttttaatttttttacgtttttttattttattttttttatttttcatttttttctttacattttatttttttttttacattttttcttttatctgaggatattttgggtaaaaaaaattcgaTAACCCCgcaatcaagaaaaaccttaattttttgaggttttccgattcctggttgcatgcccttttgctgacgtgtcgggcatggaacattactcaggaatcatcgattacctaaactaaACAGGATTTTTGTTGATAATCTTGGATGGATAATCAAGGTTCTCAAGAATAACCTCAACCAAACACACCCTCAATAGTTCCACATACTCGAGTTAGCGTGCGAATTAAATTTTCGTCCGATCATATCGGAACAActcttcattaaatattaatatatcaTTTACTCGAAAAATTAATTTACAACAATGTACTCATGAAATAACCATCTTATCAGACATCTCTAATAGCCACCAAACTAATTTCCCAATAATCATCACCAGCTCAATTCAACTGTGTTACTTCTCATTTTCATGAAATAACCTATGTTGGCTGTGCACGATCGGCACCCAACATAATCAAATTGTGGGTATATATATGTTGGCTGTGCACGATCGGCACCCAACATAATCAAATTGTggagatatatatatattgaatgatTAATGAAGGACCTTGGCGAGGAAGGGTTCACTGCGGCCGAGGGTGTAGAGAATGCCAACGACGGCAGTGCGGTTGTCGGCGGTCTGATGAACCATGTGGAGCTCCATATGGAACCTGCGAAAAGATAGCTCAGATTTGTTGAATTCGAAGAGTTTGGAGATGAAGGGAGGGAGATCGACGCACCTGCGTCCGTTGATGGTGTGCTCCGACGGCGAGTGCCAGTGCAGCTGCTTCAGAGCGTACTCGCTTCCGTCGATTCGCACACTTCCGGCGTTGCCTTCGAACCGGAGCTGCCAGATTGAAGATTCAGGATCAAAATCGCATCTTTCTCTTTTTGGCGTGaccaaaattgtttttttttttcatcggaTCACTCACCATGATGTCGTGGCCGCGGTTTTTGAGCACGGTAGCGGCGGGGCGGTAAGAACGGCGGAGGAAGCCCAGGAGGGGCAGAATCTCGACGCGATCGTCAGAGAGGTCCACCGGCGACTGCATCTGGCCTTGGCCGCAGGCCGCCCACTCCTTGTGGATGTGCCCCCAGTGCTCTGGACCCAACTCGCTCCCTTTCTGGTAGCTGAACTCCATCTTGTCAGCTGCAATCAAGCTTTGGATAATAAATCCACATCAAGTTCAAATTTTTAAGCGGCAAAGCTTGCTCACGTACCACGTACCGACTTCTTGAGAGATTGCGATGTGAGATTGCAGGAGGAGGATGAACAGGACGAGGAAAGCAGAGAGGGTCGTGAGTTTGATGCTGTGATCCGCCATTGATGACCAATCTTTTAGCTCAAGAACGAAGAAGAAGACGCATACATATATATCAGCGGGAATGAAGAGAGCAAGTGAATAaaaaaaagaagcaagcaaaggaGATTACTATCTTTTTTTTGCACATGATTtctttctatatatttttttatgggATGCAATAGATTTTCTTGCTTGCACACTGAGGGCAGTAAGAATATTTACTTGCATATAAAATTGCCGGATGAGTGGTTCTCGGGCTAGGAAAGACAACCATTACGCGCATTTATTTTTTTctccatttttttattttctttataatatattcaattttaattaatcatTTCCCTTGTAAACCTCCCAATAGAACGATCAGACGGGTCAATTCATAACAAGATGGGGGTTGGTCGATCTATTATCTTGGCAGATTAGAAAATCTCCAACCTAACTCAATCCAAGACGGATTGCAGGTTAGACGAGCAACCCACAGACCAATCAAATTTTtgtaaaacaaattaaaaaagtttcatcatatcTTTAATATTTTACTTCGTAAAAattttatcaatcaaatgtatCCAAAAATAGGTATTTTAAATATACATGAATACAAGCAAACATGAgtgaaaaatactatttttatttaaaatttatagcaaataataataataaattaatataaaacttCGTTTACATATGTTTTTCAACCCACGGGTCAATCCAAGTCCGTCGCGGGACGATCAATGTGGGTCACGGGCTTAGGCTGGTAGGCCCGCGAGAGGTttgagttgataaaatttcaatccaacccgcttaaattatttGACGAGTTGAATCAACCCGACCGACCCAACCTAAATTGACGACTCTACCTCCAAACAACTATCACACACAATGCTATAATTATGAATTGTATTATGGAAAGATATTGTAATTAATATGAATGGTTACTATTTCGATCAAATAACGTGGATAGTCAAGTCACCCTTCACTGACCATCGCCCACTGGTTAACTGACAATTTAACTCACATTCAtcaaagattgttggtgcggatgATGAAGAAGCCCTAAAACACACTTCAACAGAGGGTAGACTGGCATTGGGGAGATTCTGACAGACTGctctgacactcaagttagaATTTACTTGAGCTGAtatgtaggaagaagaagaagaagaatgagaaaagAATACCTGGGGGTCATAGAAATGTTTAGATACCTTTCCATTACCTTCATGAGTGTTTATATAGTTGTTAGAAGAGCATTTGTTAGGACCTTTGTgcctgctagagggggggtgaatagcgtttcgtcgcacTCCTtgcgtcgttgcttgcttctt encodes the following:
- the LOC122044138 gene encoding alpha carbonic anhydrase 7-like, whose protein sequence is MADHSIKLTTLSAFLVLFILLLQSHIAISQEVADKMEFSYQKGSELGPEHWGHIHKEWAACGQGQMQSPVDLSDDRVEILPLLGFLRRSYRPAATVLKNRGHDIMLRFEGNAGSVRIDGSEYALKQLHWHSPSEHTINGRRFHMELHMVHQTADNRTAVVGILYTLGRSEPFLAKVLH